A region from the Bactrocera dorsalis isolate Fly_Bdor chromosome 1, ASM2337382v1, whole genome shotgun sequence genome encodes:
- the LOC105231149 gene encoding eukaryotic peptide chain release factor GTP-binding subunit ERF3A isoform X1 — protein sequence MAQDNTEMATKFSTLNVNAVEFVPSYGYSSVAATAAAAAAAVVTTAGTTPNVVPMEASSLPASGSATPATTPDSAGSGGSTNALNATAAVAALQAVPPGAAGETPADSPMQTSPVTTPLGAAPIENINTADKIAANNENDPADSWDVEDDPVITPDDEEPDEAIEDVENDTTPKVSKKKTPKVEESRSKKEHINVVFIGHVDAGKSTIGGQIMYLTGMVDKRTLEKYEREAREKSRESWYLSWALDTNQEERDKGKTVEVGRAFFETERKHFTILDAPGHKSFVPNMIGGAAQADLAVLVISARKGEFETGFDRGGQTREHAMLAKTAGVKHLVVLVNKMDDPTVNWDETRYNECRDKILPYLKKLGFNPSKDLTFMPCSGLGGAGLRDPVPADICPWYRGPAFIPFIDQLPSLNRNADGPFIMPIVDKYKDMGTVVMGKVESGTARKGQNLLVMPNRTQVSVDQLFSDDEEVTSVGPGENIKVKLKGIEEEDVSPGFVLCDATNPIKTGKVFDAQVVILEHKSIICAGYSAVMHIHCAAEEITVKALICLVDKKTGEKSKTRPRFVKQDQVAIMRIECSGMICLEQFKLFPQMGRFTLRDENKTIAIGKVLKVIE from the exons atggcACAGGATAACACGGAGATGGCAACAAAATTTTCCACACTGAATGTGAATGCAGTTGAATTTGTTCCCAGCTATGGTTACAGTAGCGTTGCAGCAACTgcggcagcagcggcggcagctGTAGTAACCACAGCCGGTACCACACCAAACGTTGTCCCTATGGAAGCATCATCTCTGCCGGCGTCAGGTAGTGCCACTCCCGCCACAACCCCAGATTCTGCAGGTTCGGGTGGCTCTACAAATGCATTAAATGCCACTGCCGCGGTCGCTGCCTTACAGGCGGTACCGCCTGGAGCAGCAGGAGAAACTCCTGCTGATTCCCCAATGCAAACATCGCCTGTTACAACGCCTTTAGGGGCAGCGCCCATTGAAAACATCAACACCGCAGATAAAATTGCTGCCAACAATG AAAATGACCCAGCCGATAGTTGGGACGTTGAGGATGATCCTGTCATAACACCGGACGACGAGGAACCTGACGAAGCTATTGAAGATGTTGAAAATGATACTACGCCTAAAgtttcaaaaaagaaaacaccGAAGGTTGAGGAGTCCCGTAGTAAAAAAGAACATATTAATGTTGTTTTCATTGGACATGTTG ATGCCGGAAAATCAACAATCGGTGGTCAAATAATGTACCTCACAGGTATGGTTGACAAACGTACACTAGAAAAATACGAGCGTGAGGCACGAGAAAAATCGCGCGAAAGCTGGTATCTTTCGTGGGCTTTGGATACAAATCAGGAAGAACGTGACAAGGGAAAAACTGTAGAAGTAGGCAGAGCATTCTTTGAGACAGAACGCAAACATTTTACTATATTAGATGCACCAGGGCATAAGAGTTTTGTACCCAATATGATTGGGGGTGCTGCTCAAGCTGATTTGGCTGTTTTGGTTATCTCAGCTCGAAAAGGTGAATTCGAAACTGGTTTTGATCGTGGAGGACAAACACGTGAACACGCTATGTTGGCTAAGACCGCTGGTGTTAAGCATTTAGTGGTTTTGGTAAATAAAATGGATGATCCGACTGTAAATTGGGATGAAACACGTTACAACGAATGTAGGGACAAGATTCTACCATACCTCAAAAAATTGGGTTTCAACCCTTCAAAGGATTTAACCTTTATGCCTTGCTCTGGTTTGGGCGGCGCTGGTTTACGTGATCCGGTACCAGCCGATATTTGCCCCTGGTACAGAGGGCCGGCATTCATACCATTCATTGATCAGTTGCCTTCGCTCAACCGTAACGCTGATGGCCCATTCATAATGCCTATTGTTGACAAATATAAGGATATGGGTACAGTGGTAATGGGAAAAGTAGAATCAGGCACTGCGCGAAAAGGGCAAAATCTATTAGTAATGCCAAACCGG ACACAAGTTTCAGTGGATCAGCTATTCTCTGATGATGAAGAAGTTACTTCTGTGGGTCCTGGCGAGAATATCAAAGTCAAACTGAAG GGAATTGAAGAGGAAGATGTTTCACCCGGATTTGTTCTATGCGACGCCACCAACCCCATAAAAACTGGCAAAGTTTTCGACGCGCAAGTCGTTATTTTGGAGCACAAATCCATTATATGCGCTGGTTACTCGGCGGTTATGCATATTCACTGTGCGGCAGAGGAGATTACAGTGAAA GCCTTAATTTGTTTGGTTGACAAAAAGACCggagaaaaatcaaaaacacgtCCAAGATTTGTTAAGCAAGATCAAGTGGCAATTATGCGTATTGAATGTTCCGGAATGATTTGCCTTGAACAATTTAAACTATTCCCACAGATGGGTAGATTTACACTTCGCGACGAAA ACAAAACTATTGCTATTGGCAAGGTATTGAAGGTGATCGAATAA
- the LOC105231153 gene encoding peptidyl-tRNA hydrolase ICT1, mitochondrial: MNKICGNFISILRFSNIEKTYTTSVILGRRLSFKSDLSLDKLYPNSRLKLFTPPPPSNTGDKFSGFIPINQLEITYSRSSGPGGQHVNCVNTKVDLRFKLASADWIPEKTRQKLLQSQQNKLTKDGYFVIKSDLTRSQQMNLADALEKLRNLIREYEVEKAAPTEETLEKLRRRQEKAARERLLVKRQKSLTKASRQGPNVTDI, encoded by the exons atgaataaaatttgtgGCAATTTTATATCTATTCTACGCTTTTCCAACATTGAAAAAACGTACACAACATCAGTAATTCTAGGACGCCGGCTTTCGTTCAAAAGTGATTTGTCTCTCGACAAATTGTATCCAAATAGCCGTCTTAAACTTTTTACACCGCCACCA CCATCAAATACAGGTGATAAATTTTCTGGTTTTATACCCATTAACCAACTGGAAATTACTTATAGTCGAAGCTCCGGACCTGGTGGACAACACGTGAATTGCGTAAACACAAAAGTTGACTTGCGTTTTAAGTTAGCCAGTGCCGACTGGATACCTGAAAAGACAAGGCAAAAGCTTCTGCAGTCC caacaaaataaacTCACCAAGGATGGTTACTTCGTCATAAAAAGCGATTTAACGCGATCACAACAAATGAATTTGGCTGACGCCCTGGAAAAGCTGCGTAACCTAATACGTGAATACGAAGTAGAAAAGGCAGCACCGACGGAGGAAACTTTAGAAAAGCTGCGTCGTAG ACAAGAAAAAGCTGCACGTGAAAGGCTATTAGTAAAGCGACAAAAATCGCTAACCAAAGCTTCCAGACAGGGTCCGAATGTCACAGATATCTAG
- the LOC105231155 gene encoding uncharacterized protein LOC105231155: MAVVLFIITIPTETEELLLQSEFRKKKPDIGANYGREDKLLSTPVTTATTTATLSNLSNATTTTAAVTINITDANEIDIVSLGAKMDNPLTTQTLDQQQYSTFPKRRRSEGNKFLFGDAGQLLKNSIFRDSSTGSASDSAKDIDVEIVDGPPFIRKSWEGLRDILSSSSRKRKRDSSQLNIPSDSCMETVLREILKRSQIFNAVWTKDTDGRMHQVIFTVEFNENYENLLDKLHEWGIGDRVGSTVSVMNCLVSKTFRRQTEFDLQQENDDVNLNEQKQSVWNRFMNSVRSRLNVAQIVRDVKQDAAITFDFVILLISATILAAIGLAEDSTIFLAASMLVSPLMGPIIAAIFGTAIKDPTLRTLGLRNELIGILIATIIGFIFGLVICSIDERYGNGEGLTAEMLSRSELHSLLVGLFTAIPSGAAAAVAILGGNIGSLVGVAISASLLPPAINAGVLWALALIYTLFETDDSRFNIVVKSHSFSNNQATELVILGAISMLVTISNIICVYIMGVLVLKVKEIAPAISRNHREFWKHDIKIARGLPKNGIDTNALIDEFANLPQEDQKTLGIDYDLLRTLRLDDASYQNTWSPISNRQLFDRSALNVIRDNYSTVHQIERLYSTMNQQQTLQYRRNRCSLNRHPTARASDYGNTYEILAASLPRCATMPTQTNCPSINVLNVVGEADSSTANPSTQSSMTNTPTATLDKRKRRKFIVTPAEDPIRISINYDEMDA; this comes from the exons ATGGCCGTTGTTTTATTCATAATCACCATACCGACAGAAACGGAAGAGTTGCTGCTGCAAAGTGAATTTCGCAAAAAGAAACCTGATATCGGCGCTAACTATGGACGAGAAGATAAACTGCTTTCCACTCCtgtcacaacagcaacaacaactgcaacgtTATCGAATTTATCCAATGCTACGACTACCACCGCTGCAGTTACCATTAACATTACCGATGCTAATGAAATTGATATTGTTAGTCTTGGCGCTAAAATGGATAACCCACTGACCACACAGACACTGGATCAGCAACAATACAGCACTTTCCCGAAACGACGAAGATCCGAAGGCAATAAATTCTTATTTGGCGATGCTGGACAGTTGCTTAAGAATTCAATCTTCAGGGATAGCAGCACAGGCAGTGCGTCAGATAGTGCGAAAGACATTGATGTGGAGATTGTG GATGGGCcaccatttatacggaaatctTGGGAGGGTTTACGGGATATTCTTTCATCTTCAAGCCGTAAAAGGAAACGTGATTCTTCGCAACTAAATATACCAAGTGACTCTTGCATGGAGACGGTATTAcgtgaaattttaaaaagatctCAAATATTCAACGCAGTTTGGACGAAGGACACTGACGGACGCATGCATCAG GTAATATTTACAGTTGAGTTTAATGAGAActatgaaaatttattggacAAACTTCACGAGTGGGGTATCGGAGATCGCGTTGGGTCGACCGTATCTGTGATGAATTGTTTGGTCTCAAAAACATTTCGACGCCAGACCGAATTCGATTTACAACAAGAAAATGACGATGT CAACTTGAACGAACAAAAGCAAAGCGTTTGGAATCGTTTTATGAATTCGGTGAGAAGTCGTTTGAATGTAGCGCAAATTGTGCGTGATGTAAAACAAGATGCGGCTATAACATTCGATTTTGTCATATTGTTAATATCTGCCAC CATTTTGGCAGCAATTGGTTTAGCCGAAGATAGCACGATCTTTCTTGCAGCCAGTATGCTCGTTTCACCTTTGATGGGTCCGATTATAGCTGCTATTTTCGGCACCGCTATCAAAGATCCCACGCTACGTACGTTGGGCTTAAGAAATGAGCTGATTGGCATATTAATAGCAACAATTATCGGGTTCATTTTTGGCTTAGTAATCTGCTCGATCGATGAGCGTTACGGCAATGGCGAAGGACTTACGGCTGAGATGCTGTCACGCAGTGAATTACACTCTTTGCTGGTTGGTTTATTTACAGCAATACCTTCCGGTGCTGCAGCTGCTGTCGCAATTTTAGGTGGTAATATTGGCTCTTTGGTGGGTGTGGCGATATCGGCATCACTCCTACCACCAGCCATCAATGCC gGCGTCCTTTGGGCTTTAGCACTAATTTATACACTTTTCGAAACGGATGATTCAAGATTTAACATTGTTGTTAAGTCGCATTCGTTTTCCAACAATCAAGCCACCGAATTGGTAATATTGGGTGCCATAAGTATGCTAGTaacaatttcaaatataatatgtgtatacattatgGGCGTATTGGTACTGAAAGTTAAGGAGATTGCACCCGCAATTTCCAGAAATCATCGCGAATTTTGGAAACACGACATAAAAATCGCAAGAGGCCTTCCCAAGAATGGTATCGACACCAATGCTTTAATCGATGAATTTGCCAACCTACCGCAAGAGGATCAAAAAACTTTGGGTATAGATTATGATCTATTACGAACGCTACGTTTAGATGATGCTTCGTATCAAAACACTTGGTCGCCCATTTCGAATAGACAATTATTCGATCGTTCTGCCTTAAATGTTATTAGGGACAACTACTCTACTGTTCATCAAATAGAACGTTTATACTCAACTATGAACCAACAGCAAACACTACAATATAGAAG aaaCCGTTGTAGTTTAAATCGTCATCCAACAGCGCGAGCTAGCGATTATGGAAATACCTATGAAATATTAGCAGCCAGT TTACCACGATGCGCAACAATGCCCACGCAAACTAATTGTCCTAGCATTAATGTTTTGAATGTGGTAGGAGAGGCAGACTCTTCTACAGCTAATCCATCTACGCAATCTTCGATGACAAATACTCCGACAGCAACATTGGACAAACGTAAACGACGCAAATTTATCGTAACACCCGCTGAAGATCCAATAAGGATTTCCATTAATTATGACGAAATGGATGCTTAG
- the LOC125779277 gene encoding uncharacterized protein LOC125779277 — translation MAANQFYENRFTNFHKNHIKLFAVYMKTANLMQNSNVLKRSL, via the coding sequence ATGGCAGCCAATCAATTCTACGAAAATagatttacaaattttcataaaaatcatataaaactaTTTGCTGTTTATATGAAAACagcaaatttaatgcaaaattccAACGTGCTCAAGCGATCTCTTTAA
- the LOC105231152 gene encoding protein CFAP276, whose product MNCKSNKMAKVKIRVRNVWFEPDLSTEGIYLCPMPQPPQAPAGALWFTNLKPYERLFYHQTLNSVRKSKRFLATPEIPNDSLDFQLQSRYDHSSEIFPERVDTLLQRETCACERTDDSPDGTVELSSFRVLKNVKTVQLPAGDNQDHPLKIGGIKEKISPHSVKLINSGVHNQLVNNGFSRQTGDGNFFRY is encoded by the coding sequence ATGAATTGTAAGAGTAACAAAATGGCAAAAGTAAAAATACGCGTTCGAAATGTCTGGTTTGAACCTGACTTGAGTACGGAGGGTATTTACCTTTGCCCCATGCCCCAACCACCTCAAGCGCCAGCTGGTGCATTGTGGTTTACAAATTTGAAACCATACGAACGGCTTTTCTACCATCAGACATTGAATTCTGTACGGAAAAGTAAACGTTTTCTTGCCACACCTGAGATACCCAACGACTCTTTGGATTTCCAGCTACAATCACGGTACGATCACTCCAGTGAAATATTTCCAGAGCGTGTAGATACACTATTGCAAAGAGAAACTTGTGCTTGTGAAAGAACCGATGATTCACCAGATGGCACAGTGGAATTGAGTTCATTTCGAGTACTTAAAAATGTGAAGACGGTACAGTTACCCGCCGGTGACAATCAAGATCATCCACTAAAAATTGGtggaattaaagaaaaaatttcaccACATAGCGTTAAATTGATCAATAGTGGTGTACACAATCAATTGGTAAACAACGGTTTTTCACGACAAACTGGGGACGGAAATTTTTTCCGATATTGA
- the LOC105231151 gene encoding probable tRNA (guanine(26)-N(2))-dimethyltransferase, which translates to MRNPIHHFACLAKLPIKWEWQRRLCRTIQPADYKNVDAKRLTQSMEAKSTLENKETNNYQRSALDRVIKEQSAEIVAGGSVFYNPVQEFNRDLSVSVLNVFARRLLKERNAAAKKNVKEGNIETNNIEDNALTAGQKYENGLRILEALSATGLRSIRYAKEVAGVREIIANDLSKAAVESIGENVKHNKVENLIEPSQSDALTLMYLSTGNDKHFDVIDLDPYGCPNRFLDAAVQSIANGGLLLVTATDMAVLAGNTPEACYAKYGCVPLRMKCCHEMALRILLHSIETHANRYGKYIEPLLSISADFYIRVFVRVHVSQAKCKYSMSKQSMVFQCTGCETFTLQQLGNVKVNTTDKGKSQTKFGIPTGPNVGMNCEHCGHKHHMGGPIWSYPIHDQEFVKELIQAVNDKPLCELGTQRRLQGVLAVVQEELFDVPLYYVLDKLCCVLKLENIPVLKFRSALLHAGYRVSFSHASKNSIKTDAPATVLWDILRCWAKRHPVKAERMVEGTALKAILERPTENDYIFDDMHPEANPDSRRNALTRFQANPTAHWGPGTRATIMIGQDKVAKSHRNQNKKQKQKPAEKSDDDQSKCKQPKLET; encoded by the exons atgagGAATCCAATCCATCATTTCGCATGTCTTGCAAAGCTCCCGATAAAATGGGAATGGCAACGCAGATTATGCCGTACCATACAACCAGCTGATTACAAAAACGTGGACGCAAAGCGATTGACACAAAGTATGGAGGCAAAATCTACATTAGAAAATAAA GAAACAAATAACTATCAAAGAAGTGCGCTAGATCGTGTGATTAAAGAACAGAGCGCTGAGATTGTTGCGGGAGGCAGTGTTTTCTACAACCCAGTACAGGAATTCAACCGAGATCTAAGTGTTTCAGTGCTTAATGTGTTTGCACGACGATTGCTAAAAGAGCGCAATGCAGCTGCTAAGAAAAATGTAAAGGAAGGAAATATAGAAACAAACAATATTGAAGATAATGCACTCACAGCAGGACAGAAATACGAGAATGGTTTACGTATATTAGAAGCTCTTTCTGCGACTGGTTTGCGTAGCATACGATATGCAAAAGAAGTCGCCGGAGTGCGTGAAATCATTGCTAATGACCTTTCAAAAGCCGCAGTAGAATCAATTGGTGAAAATGTGAAGCACAACaaagtagaaaatttaattgagcCAAGCCAATCGGATGCCTT GACACTTATGTACCTTTCCACTGGTAATGATAAGCACTTTGATGTAATTGATCTGGATCCGTACGGTTGCCCAAATCGCTTCTTAGATGCAGCAGTGCAATCTATCGCTAATGGAGGCTTATTGCTTGTAACAGCGACTGACATGGCAGTACTAGCCGGAAATACACCAGAAGCTTGTTACGCTAAATACGGATGTGTTCCATTGCGTATGAAATGTTGCCATGAAATGGCGCTACGTATACTACTGCATTCCATTGAGACGCATGCGAATCGATATGGAAAATATATTGAACCACTTTTGAGTATTTCCGCAGATTTTTATATACGAGTTTTTGTAAGAGTTCATGTGAGTCAAGCAAAATGCAAATACAGTATGAG CAAGCAGTCAATGGTATTTCAATGCACTGGTTGTGAAACGTTTACTTTGCAACAGTTGGGAAATGTTAAGGTCAATACCACAGACAAAGGTAAATCGCAAACAAAATTCGGTATTCCGACTGGACCAAACGTTGGTATGAACTGTGAACACTGTGGGCACAAACATCAT atgGGCGGTCCAATATGGTCATATCCCATTCATGATCAGGAGTTCGTTAAGGAATTAATACAAGCTGTAAATGATAAACCACTCTGTGAGTTGGGAACACAACGTCGTTTACAAGGAGTGCTAGCTGTGGTGCAAGAAGAATTATTCGACGTGCCGCTGTATTATGTGTTAGATAAACTCTGTTGCGTTCTTAAATTGGAGAATATTCCAGTGCTCAAATTCCGTTCGGCACTTCTTCATGCAGGTTATCGTGTTTCTTTCTCACACGCAagtaaaaattctataaaaacagATGCACCTGCGACGGTTCTATGGGATATATTGCGTTGTTGGGCCAAACGTCATCCTGTAAAAGCGGAACGTATGGTAGAAGGCACAGCTTTAAAAGCCATATTGGAGAGGCCGACTGAAAACGattatatttttgatgatatgCATCCTGAAGCGAATCCAGACAGTCGCCGCAATGCATTAACTCGATTCCAAGCAAATCCGACTGCACATTGGGGTCCAGGTACACGAGCGACAATAAT GATTGGTCAAGATAAAGTTGCAAAAAGTCATAGAAATCAGAACaagaaacaaaagcaaaaacctgCGGAGAAAAGTGATGATGACCAAAGTAAATGTAAGCAACCAAAATTGGAAACATGA
- the LOC105231150 gene encoding serine/arginine-rich splicing factor 2 has translation MSGGGNNSARPPPRIDGMISLKVDNLTYRTTPEDLRRVFERCGEVGDIYIPRDRYTRESRGFAFVRFYDKRDAEDALEAMDGRMLDGRELRVQMARYGRPTSATRTNNRRGGGGGRRRSRSPARRRSRSPRRRSYSPRSRSRSAGSRSPARRSKFSRSPVRRKSLSRSQSRNGVAGRSVSRSRSRS, from the exons atgaGTGGAGGTGGGAATAATTCTGCACGACCACCACCAAGAATTGATGGAATGATTTCCCTTAAG GTTGATAATTTGACATATCGTACTACACCGGAGGATTTGAGACGTGTATTCGAGCGATGTGGTGAGGTTGGAGATATCTACATACCTCGTGATCGATATACTCGTGAAAGTCGTGGTTTCGCATTTGTTAG ATTTTACGACAAACGTGATGCAGAGGATGCATTAGAGGCTATGGATGGCCGAATGCTTGACGGTAGGGAGTTACGCGTACAGATGGCTCGTTATGGTCGTCCTACTTCTGCAACACGAACGAATAACAGAcgtggtggcggtggcggtaGACGCCGTTCTCGTTCACCTGCACGCAGGCGATCTCGTAGTCCACGACGACGATCATATTCGCCACGTTCAAGATCACGTTCAGCAGGTAGTCGTTCACCTGCTCGTCGAAGCAAATTTTCACGAAGTCCAGTTAGACGAAAGTCACTAAGCCGTAGTCAAAGTCGCAATGGTGTAGCTGGACGTAGTGTTTCACGTAGTCGCAGCCGCTCTTAA
- the LOC105231149 gene encoding eukaryotic peptide chain release factor GTP-binding subunit ERF3A isoform X2, with protein MPRMIRRKNDPADSWDVEDDPVITPDDEEPDEAIEDVENDTTPKVSKKKTPKVEESRSKKEHINVVFIGHVDAGKSTIGGQIMYLTGMVDKRTLEKYEREAREKSRESWYLSWALDTNQEERDKGKTVEVGRAFFETERKHFTILDAPGHKSFVPNMIGGAAQADLAVLVISARKGEFETGFDRGGQTREHAMLAKTAGVKHLVVLVNKMDDPTVNWDETRYNECRDKILPYLKKLGFNPSKDLTFMPCSGLGGAGLRDPVPADICPWYRGPAFIPFIDQLPSLNRNADGPFIMPIVDKYKDMGTVVMGKVESGTARKGQNLLVMPNRTQVSVDQLFSDDEEVTSVGPGENIKVKLKGIEEEDVSPGFVLCDATNPIKTGKVFDAQVVILEHKSIICAGYSAVMHIHCAAEEITVKALICLVDKKTGEKSKTRPRFVKQDQVAIMRIECSGMICLEQFKLFPQMGRFTLRDENKTIAIGKVLKVIE; from the exons atgccaCGTATGATAAGAAGAA AAAATGACCCAGCCGATAGTTGGGACGTTGAGGATGATCCTGTCATAACACCGGACGACGAGGAACCTGACGAAGCTATTGAAGATGTTGAAAATGATACTACGCCTAAAgtttcaaaaaagaaaacaccGAAGGTTGAGGAGTCCCGTAGTAAAAAAGAACATATTAATGTTGTTTTCATTGGACATGTTG ATGCCGGAAAATCAACAATCGGTGGTCAAATAATGTACCTCACAGGTATGGTTGACAAACGTACACTAGAAAAATACGAGCGTGAGGCACGAGAAAAATCGCGCGAAAGCTGGTATCTTTCGTGGGCTTTGGATACAAATCAGGAAGAACGTGACAAGGGAAAAACTGTAGAAGTAGGCAGAGCATTCTTTGAGACAGAACGCAAACATTTTACTATATTAGATGCACCAGGGCATAAGAGTTTTGTACCCAATATGATTGGGGGTGCTGCTCAAGCTGATTTGGCTGTTTTGGTTATCTCAGCTCGAAAAGGTGAATTCGAAACTGGTTTTGATCGTGGAGGACAAACACGTGAACACGCTATGTTGGCTAAGACCGCTGGTGTTAAGCATTTAGTGGTTTTGGTAAATAAAATGGATGATCCGACTGTAAATTGGGATGAAACACGTTACAACGAATGTAGGGACAAGATTCTACCATACCTCAAAAAATTGGGTTTCAACCCTTCAAAGGATTTAACCTTTATGCCTTGCTCTGGTTTGGGCGGCGCTGGTTTACGTGATCCGGTACCAGCCGATATTTGCCCCTGGTACAGAGGGCCGGCATTCATACCATTCATTGATCAGTTGCCTTCGCTCAACCGTAACGCTGATGGCCCATTCATAATGCCTATTGTTGACAAATATAAGGATATGGGTACAGTGGTAATGGGAAAAGTAGAATCAGGCACTGCGCGAAAAGGGCAAAATCTATTAGTAATGCCAAACCGG ACACAAGTTTCAGTGGATCAGCTATTCTCTGATGATGAAGAAGTTACTTCTGTGGGTCCTGGCGAGAATATCAAAGTCAAACTGAAG GGAATTGAAGAGGAAGATGTTTCACCCGGATTTGTTCTATGCGACGCCACCAACCCCATAAAAACTGGCAAAGTTTTCGACGCGCAAGTCGTTATTTTGGAGCACAAATCCATTATATGCGCTGGTTACTCGGCGGTTATGCATATTCACTGTGCGGCAGAGGAGATTACAGTGAAA GCCTTAATTTGTTTGGTTGACAAAAAGACCggagaaaaatcaaaaacacgtCCAAGATTTGTTAAGCAAGATCAAGTGGCAATTATGCGTATTGAATGTTCCGGAATGATTTGCCTTGAACAATTTAAACTATTCCCACAGATGGGTAGATTTACACTTCGCGACGAAA ACAAAACTATTGCTATTGGCAAGGTATTGAAGGTGATCGAATAA